A region from the Synergistaceae bacterium genome encodes:
- a CDS encoding PLP-dependent aminotransferase family protein, whose protein sequence is MSSIWGQNLSSIAKNSRPSPIREMLAVVKQPGMISFAGGMPAPEVFPAEKFYEGAHLIKDDAANLLQYGTTEGYPPLKEFLATWTAPRMGRKVDQDEILITTGSQQALDLFAWAMIDEDDYVIVEDPTYLAALTVFYNHGGRFLGVPVDHLGMQVELIPGIIEKARSEGKNVKFIYTIVNFQNPAGSTMSVERRKRLVEISKKYNVPVFEDDPYGYVRFDGDHLPSIFSFHDGDGVIYAGSFSKILSPGTRIGWVTGPKEIIRNMTVFKQSTDLCSSPITQALVTAYCEKGYLDEHLPVIIDNYREKRDAMEVSFEKHLKPLGATWVKPEGGFFYWLEVPSINTNDLFKKAIEKKVAFVPGPPFCPVDGSGLHNARINYTFSAPDVIEEGVSRLAEAIQELGIPAL, encoded by the coding sequence ATGAGCAGCATCTGGGGACAGAACCTGAGCAGCATCGCGAAGAACAGCAGGCCTTCGCCCATTCGCGAGATGCTCGCGGTGGTCAAGCAGCCGGGGATGATCTCATTCGCCGGAGGAATGCCCGCTCCGGAGGTATTTCCCGCCGAAAAGTTCTACGAGGGCGCTCATCTCATCAAGGACGACGCGGCAAACCTTCTTCAGTACGGAACCACGGAGGGCTACCCCCCGCTGAAGGAGTTCCTTGCGACCTGGACGGCGCCCAGGATGGGGCGGAAGGTCGATCAGGACGAGATCCTCATCACCACCGGCTCGCAGCAGGCGCTGGACCTCTTTGCCTGGGCGATGATCGACGAGGACGACTACGTCATAGTCGAGGACCCTACCTACCTGGCGGCTCTCACCGTATTCTACAACCACGGCGGCAGGTTCCTGGGGGTCCCGGTCGATCACCTGGGGATGCAGGTGGAGCTGATACCCGGCATCATCGAGAAGGCCCGCTCCGAGGGCAAGAACGTCAAGTTCATCTACACGATCGTCAACTTCCAGAACCCGGCCGGGTCGACCATGTCGGTCGAGAGAAGAAAGCGACTGGTGGAGATCTCGAAGAAGTATAACGTACCCGTCTTCGAGGACGACCCGTACGGATACGTCAGGTTCGACGGCGACCACCTTCCATCGATATTCTCGTTCCATGACGGTGACGGAGTCATATACGCCGGTTCTTTCTCCAAGATTCTCTCTCCCGGCACCCGAATCGGCTGGGTCACGGGGCCGAAGGAGATCATCCGCAACATGACCGTGTTCAAGCAGAGCACGGACCTCTGCTCAAGCCCGATCACCCAGGCCCTCGTCACCGCGTACTGCGAAAAGGGGTACCTGGACGAGCACCTGCCCGTGATAATCGACAACTACAGGGAGAAGCGCGATGCGATGGAGGTCAGCTTCGAGAAGCACCTGAAGCCGCTCGGCGCCACATGGGTTAAGCCCGAGGGCGGTTTCTTCTACTGGCTCGAGGTCCCGTCGATCAACACGAACGACCTGTTCAAGAAGGCGATCGAGAAGAAGGTCGCATTCGTGCCGGGACCGCCCTTCTGTCCGGTGGATGGGTCGGGGCTGCACAATGCCCGGATCAACTACACATTCTCTGCGCCCGATGTCATCGAGGAGGGGGTCTCTCGCTTGGCGGAGGCCATCCAGGAGCTGGGGATACCGGCTCTGTAA